A genomic stretch from Thermomonospora umbrina includes:
- a CDS encoding winged helix DNA-binding domain-containing protein — MTSGHGDAADVRAGRARAQGLHRRSTGGPVEIVRHLLAVQAQDSAAFPLALRARTSGLTESALTEAREAGSLVRCWGPRGTLHLVAAEDLAWFHPLVRPAPAGSLRRLRDLGVEVDADTAVRVTEAALAGRGPLTKPELGERLARAGLPAEGQAIVHLAMLAAGRGRVVLGPERAGKATYVHAGDWLGAPPPVEAPDRERALRTLVARYRAAHDPAEPRDLAAWSGLPPGEIRRAWSDTAAERDHGESDAEPIVRLLPGFDEYLLGWRTRDHAVPTVHRTRVHPGGGVIRSVLLVDGLAAGTWRIRRSPGRADLAVEPFEPLSDAVASGLAAEVAGVGAFLGRPARLTVAD, encoded by the coding sequence ATGACCTCGGGGCACGGCGACGCGGCGGACGTCCGGGCGGGACGCGCCCGCGCCCAAGGGCTGCATCGACGGTCGACCGGCGGTCCGGTCGAGATCGTTCGGCATCTGCTGGCCGTGCAGGCCCAGGATTCCGCCGCGTTCCCGCTTGCCCTGCGGGCACGGACGTCGGGCCTGACGGAGTCGGCGCTGACCGAGGCCCGGGAGGCGGGTTCGCTGGTGCGCTGCTGGGGCCCGCGCGGCACGCTGCACCTGGTCGCCGCCGAGGACCTGGCCTGGTTCCACCCGCTGGTCCGCCCCGCCCCGGCCGGCTCGTTGCGCAGGTTGCGGGACCTGGGTGTCGAGGTGGACGCCGACACGGCCGTCCGCGTGACCGAGGCGGCGCTGGCGGGGCGGGGCCCGCTGACCAAGCCGGAGCTGGGCGAACGGCTCGCCCGGGCCGGCCTGCCCGCCGAGGGGCAGGCGATCGTTCACCTGGCGATGCTGGCCGCGGGTCGGGGCCGCGTCGTGCTCGGCCCGGAACGCGCCGGCAAGGCGACCTATGTCCACGCGGGGGACTGGCTGGGCGCGCCACCGCCCGTCGAGGCGCCGGACCGTGAACGGGCCCTGCGGACGCTGGTCGCGCGCTACCGCGCGGCCCACGACCCCGCGGAGCCACGGGATCTGGCCGCATGGTCGGGCCTGCCGCCCGGCGAGATCCGACGTGCGTGGAGCGACACCGCCGCGGAACGCGACCACGGAGAGTCGGACGCCGAGCCGATCGTGCGGCTGCTGCCGGGATTCGACGAGTACCTGCTCGGCTGGCGGACCAGGGACCACGCCGTCCCCACCGTCCACCGGACGCGCGTCCATCCGGGGGGCGGGGTGATCCGGTCGGTGCTGCTGGTGGACGGCCTCGCGGCCGGGACCTGGCGGATCCGCCGTTCGCCCGGGCGCGCGGACCTCGCCGTGGAGCCGTTCGAGCCGCTGTCGGACGCCGTGGCGTCCGGCCTCGCGGCCGAGGTCGCGGGTGTCGGCGCGTTCCTCGGACGCCCCGCCCGCCTGACCGTCGCGGACTGA